The proteins below are encoded in one region of Holophagaceae bacterium:
- a CDS encoding MBL fold metallo-hydrolase → MRALPFAAFPLVLVSLSGPPLLAAAPGHVHQEAAPKPDPHRIEKVADNVYCIFGEGGNIGLIVTGKNAILIDDQFERLVPGLLKAVKSVTDKPIKYLINTHHHGDHVGGNIALEKQVQVIVAHTNVRQRMEVAQAKLEAAKRGGLPEITFGDADPKVRSVLAINLDGVEIHLAHFGPGHTDGDVIIGIPGVHVMHMGDIFFNGSTPFIDQTGGGSLAGMIANLDAVLSFLPEDSKVIPGHGPVGGKKDVARSRDFLKAVQKHIEANPAKTGKELDASFDHKAWSDIHDLAPFLTWDKFFDIAAGRGAKK, encoded by the coding sequence ATGCGCGCCCTTCCCTTCGCCGCTTTCCCGTTGGTGCTGGTTTCCCTCTCGGGACCGCCGCTGCTGGCCGCAGCGCCAGGGCATGTGCACCAAGAGGCCGCGCCCAAACCCGATCCCCACAGGATCGAAAAGGTCGCTGACAACGTCTATTGCATCTTCGGCGAGGGCGGGAACATCGGCCTCATCGTCACCGGGAAAAATGCGATCCTCATCGACGACCAGTTCGAGCGACTCGTGCCGGGCTTGCTCAAGGCCGTGAAGTCCGTCACGGACAAGCCCATCAAGTACCTGATCAACACCCACCACCACGGCGATCATGTGGGCGGAAACATCGCCCTGGAAAAACAGGTGCAGGTCATCGTGGCCCACACCAACGTGCGCCAACGGATGGAGGTGGCGCAGGCCAAACTGGAAGCCGCCAAGCGGGGCGGGCTGCCGGAGATCACCTTCGGCGATGCGGACCCGAAGGTGCGGTCCGTTCTCGCCATCAACCTCGACGGCGTCGAAATCCACCTGGCCCATTTCGGGCCCGGCCACACCGACGGCGACGTGATCATCGGCATTCCCGGCGTCCATGTGATGCACATGGGGGACATTTTCTTCAACGGAAGCACGCCCTTCATCGACCAGACCGGCGGCGGCAGCCTGGCCGGCATGATCGCCAACCTGGACGCGGTCCTGTCCTTCCTTCCCGAGGATTCGAAGGTCATCCCGGGCCATGGTCCCGTGGGTGGAAAAAAGGACGTGGCGCGGTCCCGGGATTTCCTGAAGGCCGTGCAGAAGCACATCGAGGCCAACCCCGCCAAGACCGGCAAGGAACTGGACGCGAGCTTTGACCATAAGGCCTGGAGCGACATCCACGACCTGGCGCCCTTCCTGACCTGGGACAAATTCTTCGACATCGCAGCGGGGCGGGGAGCGAAAAAATAA